The Acidobacteriota bacterium DNA window TCGCTGGCCCACCTCGAGGGGGCCAACTCCACCGAATTCGATCCGAACACCCCGCACAACGTGATCGACCTGCTTCCCGAACAGCGTGGGATCGAAGATCTCGGGGGCACCATGCGCCTGGGGGCGAGCCCCGTGCGGCTCACGCCGGGAACGCTGGCGCACCAGCTCTACGGGCGGGCGGAGATCAGCGAGCGGCACCGCCACCGGTACGAGGTGAACAACGAGTACCTTCCCGCCCTTCGCGACGCCGGACTCATCCCGTCGGGCATCTTCCCCGCCAAGGAGCTGGTGGAGGTGGTCGAGCGCGAGGACCACCCCTGGTTCGTGGCCTGCCAGTACCATCCGGAATTCAAGAGCCGCCCGCTCGATCCCCATCCGCTGTTCCGCGGTTTCATCGGGGCGGCCCTCCGCTACGGCGCGGCACGGGAGCGATGACCGAGGTCCCCCCCGTTCCGCCCGTGGAGATCGCCGCCGGCATCCGGTGCGGGGGCGACGGACCGCTGCTCGTCATCGCGGGCACGTGCGTCATCGAGAGCCGCGAATCGGCGCTCGCGCACGCCGAGGCGATCGCCGGCGTGGCGCGGCGGACCGGCCTGCCGTTCGTCTTCAAGGCCTCCTACGACAAGGCCAACCGGACCTCGCTCGACTCCTTCCGCGGCCCGGGGCTCGAGCGCGGACTGGAGATCCTGGCGGAGGTTCGCGAGCGGACCGGGCTGCCGGTGACCGCCGACGTCCACGAGCCCGCGCAGTGCGCCGCCGCAGGGAAGGTTCTCGACCTCGTGCAGGTGCCGGCGTTCCTGTGCCGGCAGACGGACCTCCTCGGAGCGGCCGCGGCCACGGGCCGGCCGGTGAACGTGAAGAAGGGGCAGTTCCTCGCCCCGTGGGATTGCGGGCCCTTGGTGGACAAGCTGCGCCGGCAGGGGGCGAGCGGCGTGCTGCTCACCGAGCGCGGCACGACGTTCGGGTACAACAACCTGGTGGTGGACATGCGCGGCATCCAGGTGATGCGCGGGCTGGGAGTGCCCGTCGTCTTCGACGCGACGCACTCCGTCCAGCGGCCCGGAGGTCTCGGCTCCGCCTCCGGGGGCGATCCCGCCTTCATCCCCGCGCTGGCGCGCGCCGCGGTCGCGGCGGGCGCCGACGGCGTCTTCTTCGAGGTTCACGAAGATCCGGGGCGCGCCCTGTCGGACGGACCGAACGCGCTGCCGCTGGACAGCCTGGAACCGCTGGTGGTTCGGCTCGCGCGGTTGCACCGGGCCGTTCGCGAGCCGGGGAGGAACGGCCCGTGATCGAGACCGCCCGCCGGGTGCTGCGGATCGAGGCGCGGGCCGTGGACGCCATGGCTGCCCGCATCGGAGAGCCGTTCGAGCGCGCCGTGCGGATGATCCTCGACGCGCCCGGGCGAGTCGTGCTCACCGGAATGGGCAAGAGCGGTCTCGTGGCCCGGAAGATCGCCGCCACGCTGGCCTCCACCGGAACCCCGGCCCTGTTCCTCCATCCCGCCGAAGCGATCCACGGCGACCTCGGCATGATCGTTCGGGGCGACGTGGTGGTGGCGCTGAGCCAGAGCGGGGAGACGGAGGAGATCCTCAGGCTGCTCGCCACGATTCGCCGGCTGGAGGCCCGCGTCATCGCCCTGACCGGCAGGCCGGACTCGACCCTGGGGCGGGAGGCGGACATCGTTCTCGACACGTCGGTGGAGGAGGAGGGTTGCCCGCTCGGCCTCGCGCCGATGGCGAGCACGACCTGCGCGCTCGCGCTCGGCGATGCGCTCGCCGCCGCGCTGATGGTCCGGAAGGGAATCAGCGAGGAGGACTTCGCGCGGCTGCACCCCGGCGGGCGGCTCGGGAAGAAGCTGGCCCGGGTGCGGCAGGTGATGCACGAGGGCGACCGGGTCCCGGTGGTGCGGCCCGACACGCCGATGCGCGAGGTGGTGATCGAGATGAGCCGGAAGCGGCTCGGGTGCACCACCGTCGTCGACGAGGAGGGACGCTTGGCGGGGATCATCACCGACGGAGACCTGCGCCGCCTGCTCGAGCGCTCCCCCGATCCCCTCAATCTCACCGCCGGCGAGGTGATGACGCCGCAGCCCGTGACGATCGGGCCCGACGAGCTGGCCTCGGCGGCGCTCGCGACGATGGAGCGCCGGAAGATCATGATGCTGCCGGTGGTCGGCGAAGACGGCCGGCTGCTCGGCCTGGTGCAGATCCACGATCTGTGGGGCACGCAGCTCTTCTGACGGGCGGGGATTCCATGGCAGGCAGGGCCGGAAGGGCGCACAACCCCGAGGAAGCCGCGCGGCGGGTCCGGCTGCTCCTGCTCGACGTCGACGGCGTCCTCACCGACGGCGGCCTGTACGTTCTTCCCGGCGGCGGCGAGGCGGTCCGCTTCGACGTGCGCGACGGGCTCGGTCTCGTGCGCGCCCGGCAGGAGGGCCTCGCCGTCGGGTTCGTCTCCGGGCGCTCGACCGACGCCGTGCGGGCCCGCGCCGCGGAGCTCGGCGTCGAGGAGGTGCACCTCGGCGTGAAGGACAAGGCCACCGTGCTGGCGGCGATCCTCTCCCGCCGGGGGCTCACCCCGGAGGAGGTCTGTTACGTGGGAGACGACCTCCCCGACATCCCGGTCCTCGAGGCGGTCGGGCTTCCGGTGACGGTGCCGGAGGCCCCGGACGAGGTCGTCGACGCCGCCGCGTATGTCACGCGGCACCCCGGCGGGCGCGGCGCCGTCCGCGAGGTCGTCGATTTCGTTCTCCGCGCCCGGTCCGGCGCGTCGGAGGGAGCATGAGGATCGCCATCTTCGTCTTGCTGGCGGCGTTCGTGGTCGCGGTGTTGTGGGTCGCTCTCGCGAACGCTTCGCAGGAGGTCGACCTGAGGGTCGGCCCCGGGCTGTCCGGGCGGACCTCCCTGGCCCAGGTCATCGTCGGATCGGTCCTGGCCGGTGCCCTCTTCACCGGGCTGCTGGCGGTGATCGAGGGCCTGTCGCTGCGGGTCGAGCGGCACCGGCTCCGGCGCCGCCTCAGGCGCCTGGAGGAGGAGATCCACGACTTGAGGAACCTCACCCTGAGCGGGGAGGATCGGCCCGCGGCCCGGCTCGACCGCGACGCCGCACCCGGGTCGGCGCGGCTGGCGGACGACACGTGACGATCTTCGCCGTTCTGCTCGCCTTCCTGGCGGGCCTCCTGATCGGGGGCCTCGCGCTGTCCGCTGCCGGACGCGGGTCCCGCTCTGCGGCCGCGGAGGGCGGGCCTTACGATCGGATCCTCCGGACCGCCCTGGCACGACTCGCCTCGGGCGACCACCGCGGCGCCGTCGCCGCCCTCCGCCGGGCCACGGCGATGCGGCCGAGGGACGACGCCGTCTACCTGCTCCTCGCCGAGGAACTCCGCCGGCTGGGCGATCGCTCGCGGGCCGAGAGGGGAGCGCAGGTGATCCTCGCGGCGCGCGACCTCGACCCGGACGTCGAAAGCGCGGCCTGGCTCCTGCGCGGGCGGCTCGCCGAGGAACGGGGAGAGACCGACGCCGCTCTCGAGGCCTACGCCCGCGCGGAAAG harbors:
- a CDS encoding 3-deoxy-8-phosphooctulonate synthase, translated to MTEVPPVPPVEIAAGIRCGGDGPLLVIAGTCVIESRESALAHAEAIAGVARRTGLPFVFKASYDKANRTSLDSFRGPGLERGLEILAEVRERTGLPVTADVHEPAQCAAAGKVLDLVQVPAFLCRQTDLLGAAAATGRPVNVKKGQFLAPWDCGPLVDKLRRQGASGVLLTERGTTFGYNNLVVDMRGIQVMRGLGVPVVFDATHSVQRPGGLGSASGGDPAFIPALARAAVAAGADGVFFEVHEDPGRALSDGPNALPLDSLEPLVVRLARLHRAVREPGRNGP
- a CDS encoding KpsF/GutQ family sugar-phosphate isomerase, translated to MAARIGEPFERAVRMILDAPGRVVLTGMGKSGLVARKIAATLASTGTPALFLHPAEAIHGDLGMIVRGDVVVALSQSGETEEILRLLATIRRLEARVIALTGRPDSTLGREADIVLDTSVEEEGCPLGLAPMASTTCALALGDALAAALMVRKGISEEDFARLHPGGRLGKKLARVRQVMHEGDRVPVVRPDTPMREVVIEMSRKRLGCTTVVDEEGRLAGIITDGDLRRLLERSPDPLNLTAGEVMTPQPVTIGPDELASAALATMERRKIMMLPVVGEDGRLLGLVQIHDLWGTQLF
- a CDS encoding DUF1049 domain-containing protein, encoding MRIAIFVLLAAFVVAVLWVALANASQEVDLRVGPGLSGRTSLAQVIVGSVLAGALFTGLLAVIEGLSLRVERHRLRRRLRRLEEEIHDLRNLTLSGEDRPAARLDRDAAPGSARLADDT